The genomic region TGCTGTTTGTTGGGCTAAGGTCTCTGTGTCTGGAATGCGTCGGTCAAGACACTGCTGCCCTAACGCTGATAGCTCTATCTCCGCCATGTTGAGCCAACTTCCATGTTCTGGTGTGTAGTGCCACTCGATCCGCTCCGAGATACGCCTGGCCTCCTGTGGTGAGAAGCATTCATACAGCACCCATGGCCCATGCGTGTTGAGGTTGTCTGTTACCAGCACTACCATCTCTACCTCTGGGGCTGGATACCATTCGTCCACCATTATCTTCAGCAGTTGCGCGAAATCTGCT from Chloroflexota bacterium harbors:
- a CDS encoding transposase, with protein sequence MLREDYEYKREGTANIFIATEPLAGKRRVRVTEQRTGADFAQLLKIMVDEWYPAPEVEMVVLVTDNLNTHGPWVLYECFSPQEARRISERIEWHYTPEHGSWLNMAEIELSALGQQCLDRRIPDTETLAQQTA